The following coding sequences lie in one Kitasatospora azatica KCTC 9699 genomic window:
- a CDS encoding PucR family transcriptional regulator, whose product MRVRDLLAPGAPRLRLLAAEDELDRQVSGVMTTDLHDPGRYLHGGELVLTGMLWRTSPEDSERFVRTLAAGGAVALAAGEAEVGPVPEDLIEACRRHRMPLLAVPDDIAFSTLTEFIGRQVSADRAADLAALVDRHRLLVSAAGGGGLDAVLDLLGGDLDLDCWVLTPTGRVVAGPTEHLTAEDRDQLVRAHLAAQRQRRRPPHRARLVSGSYSLLPAAAQPEEETPLADWVLAVAGDVTEWTTKRQQLAENLARLVAAERIRRDEGRRLRRRLADEVLTLLQRDADPAEISRTLYASSAMTAQYEGAVPTPQEPEGSWLVLSAEGTGLPDGVVRAVLEEALTDTSERALIAGSGTGAVVVLPAPATAVPADALRELLAPLEAGLGSEGRITVGVSAPALEAGGLRGALEEARHARRIAAARVGRVCVAGPEELASHVLLLAAVPDEVRRAFRSRLLDKVIAYDIEHQADLVRTLEAFLRSDGSWTRCAAQLHVHVNTLRYRIGRIEELTGRDLSRLEDRVDFYLALELA is encoded by the coding sequence ATGCGCGTCCGTGACCTGCTCGCCCCCGGAGCCCCGAGACTCCGGCTGCTCGCCGCTGAGGACGAGCTCGACCGCCAGGTCAGCGGTGTCATGACCACGGACCTGCACGACCCGGGCCGCTACCTGCACGGTGGCGAGCTGGTGCTCACCGGCATGCTCTGGCGCACCTCGCCGGAGGACTCCGAGCGCTTCGTGCGAACCCTGGCGGCCGGCGGGGCGGTCGCCCTGGCGGCCGGCGAGGCGGAGGTCGGGCCGGTGCCCGAGGACCTGATCGAGGCCTGCCGCCGGCACCGGATGCCGCTGCTCGCGGTGCCCGACGACATCGCCTTCTCCACCCTGACCGAGTTCATCGGCCGGCAGGTCTCGGCCGACCGGGCCGCCGACCTCGCGGCGCTGGTCGACCGGCACCGGTTGCTGGTCTCGGCCGCCGGCGGTGGCGGCCTGGACGCGGTGCTCGACCTGCTCGGCGGTGACCTGGACCTGGACTGCTGGGTGCTCACCCCGACCGGCCGGGTGGTCGCCGGTCCCACCGAGCACCTGACCGCCGAGGACCGCGACCAGCTGGTCCGCGCCCACCTGGCCGCCCAGCGCCAGCGCCGCCGCCCGCCGCACCGGGCCCGCCTGGTCTCCGGCTCCTACTCGCTGCTGCCCGCCGCCGCCCAGCCGGAGGAGGAGACGCCGCTGGCCGACTGGGTGCTCGCGGTGGCCGGGGACGTCACCGAGTGGACGACGAAGCGTCAGCAGCTGGCCGAGAACCTGGCCAGGCTGGTCGCCGCCGAGCGGATCCGCCGCGACGAGGGGCGCCGGCTGCGCCGCCGGCTGGCCGACGAGGTGCTGACGCTGCTTCAGCGCGACGCCGACCCGGCCGAGATCAGCCGCACCCTCTACGCCTCCTCGGCGATGACCGCCCAGTACGAGGGCGCGGTGCCCACGCCGCAGGAGCCGGAGGGCTCCTGGCTGGTGCTCAGCGCCGAGGGCACCGGCCTGCCGGACGGGGTGGTGCGGGCGGTGCTGGAGGAGGCGCTGACCGACACCTCGGAGCGCGCGCTGATCGCGGGCTCGGGCACCGGGGCCGTGGTGGTGCTGCCCGCGCCGGCGACGGCCGTGCCGGCGGACGCGCTGCGCGAGCTGCTCGCCCCGCTGGAGGCCGGGCTCGGCTCGGAGGGCCGGATCACCGTCGGAGTGTCTGCGCCCGCACTGGAGGCCGGCGGCCTGCGCGGCGCGCTGGAGGAGGCGCGGCACGCGCGGCGGATCGCGGCGGCCCGGGTCGGCCGGGTCTGCGTGGCCGGTCCCGAGGAGCTGGCCTCGCACGTGCTGCTGCTCGCGGCGGTGCCGGACGAGGTGCGCCGGGCCTTCCGCAGCCGGCTGCTGGACAAGGTGATCGCCTACGACATCGAGCACCAGGCGGACCTGGTCCGCACCCTGGAGGCGTTCCTGCGCTCGGACGGCTCCTGGACGCGGTGTGCGGCTCAGCTGCACGTGCACGTGAACACGCTGCGGTACCGGATCGGCCGGATCGAGGAGCTGACCGGGCGTGACCTGTCCCGGCTGGAGGACCGGGTGGACTTCTACCTGGCGCTGGAACTGGCCTGA
- a CDS encoding (2Fe-2S)-binding protein, whose amino-acid sequence MRVTFTANGKPVEADDVWEGESLLYVLRERVGLPGSKNACEQGECGSCTVYLDGVPVCSCLVAAGQVQDREVRTVEGLADDESGELGLVQQAFIDAGAVQCGFCTPGLLVQTDALLEQDAQPSDTDIREALSGNLCRCTGYEKIMDAVRLASARKCQKVGHSE is encoded by the coding sequence ATGAGGGTCACTTTCACCGCCAACGGCAAGCCGGTCGAGGCGGACGACGTCTGGGAGGGCGAGAGCCTGCTCTATGTGCTGCGCGAGCGGGTGGGCCTGCCGGGCTCCAAGAACGCCTGCGAGCAGGGCGAGTGCGGCTCCTGCACCGTCTACCTGGACGGCGTGCCGGTCTGTTCCTGTCTGGTCGCGGCCGGCCAGGTGCAGGACCGCGAGGTCCGCACCGTCGAGGGTCTGGCCGACGACGAGAGCGGCGAGCTCGGTCTGGTCCAGCAGGCGTTCATCGACGCCGGCGCCGTGCAGTGCGGTTTCTGCACCCCGGGCCTGCTGGTGCAGACCGACGCGCTGCTGGAGCAGGACGCGCAGCCCAGCGACACCGACATCCGTGAGGCGCTGAGCGGCAACCTGTGCCGCTGCACCGGCTACGAGAAGATCATGGACGCGGTGCGGCTGGCGTCCGCCCGCAAGTGCCAGAAGGTGGGTCACTCCGAATGA
- the pucD gene encoding xanthine dehydrogenase subunit D — MSARTIQGQKNLQDINQASKDGIGGSPLRPDGTLKVKGEFAYSSDLWHEDMLWGMALRSPHPRANILSVDISEAVKTPGVYAVLTHDDIPGSKFYGLEIQDQPALAKDKVRYHGEAIAIVAADHPETARRAVKKIKVEYEVLTPIVTEEQCLDPETYGYVHEPHEYKSHGYGNICHEQRLVHGGGVTDEIRALADVIVKGTYEVGMQDQAFLGPESGMAVPAEDGGIDLYVATQWLHVDRQQIAPVLGLPEEKVRLTLAGVGGAFGGREDLSMQIHACLLAQRTGKPVKIVYARDESFFGHVHRHPAKMYYEHGATRDGKLVYADARIVLDGGAYASASPAVVGNAASLGHGPYVIPNARMHAIALYSNNPSCGAMRGFGAVQACFGYETQMDKLAAELGMDPVELRQLNAMAEGDSMPTGQVIDSPAPVAELLQRVKDMPLPPPLDLDNLDVRTLPGALSNTSHGEGIVRGIGYSVGIKNVGFSEGFDDYSTARVRLEVIGGEPVAMVHTAMAEVGQGGITVHAQIARTELGVEQVTIHPANTEVGSAGSTSASRQTYMTGGAVKLAAEAVKQALITKGRQRYGWTQNDIDLVGGKVVSESAGVLVSMVDLLGDEAIDLTREHHHRPTVPFDKETGQGFGHVQYTFCANRAVVDVDVELGLVKVVELTAAQDVGKALNPLSVVGQIQGGCTQALGLAVMEEIIVKDGKVRNASFTDYLIPTILDTPPIPVDVLELPDPNAPYGLRGVGEAPTVSATPSIVAAIRQATGIALNRIPVRPEHLTGTL, encoded by the coding sequence ATGAGCGCTCGCACGATCCAGGGTCAGAAGAACCTTCAGGACATCAACCAGGCGTCCAAGGACGGCATCGGCGGCTCCCCGCTGCGTCCGGACGGCACGCTGAAGGTCAAGGGCGAGTTCGCGTACTCCTCGGACCTGTGGCACGAGGACATGCTCTGGGGCATGGCGCTGCGTTCGCCGCACCCGCGGGCCAACATCCTCAGCGTGGACATCTCCGAGGCCGTCAAGACCCCGGGCGTCTACGCCGTGCTCACCCACGACGACATCCCGGGCTCGAAGTTCTACGGCCTGGAGATCCAGGACCAGCCGGCGCTGGCCAAGGACAAGGTCCGCTACCACGGCGAGGCGATCGCCATCGTGGCCGCCGACCACCCGGAGACGGCCCGCCGCGCGGTGAAGAAGATCAAGGTCGAGTACGAGGTGCTCACCCCGATCGTCACCGAGGAGCAGTGCCTGGACCCGGAGACCTACGGCTACGTCCACGAGCCGCACGAGTACAAGTCGCACGGATACGGCAACATCTGCCACGAGCAGCGGCTGGTGCACGGCGGCGGTGTCACCGACGAGATCCGCGCGCTCGCGGACGTGATCGTCAAGGGCACCTACGAGGTCGGCATGCAGGACCAGGCCTTCCTGGGCCCGGAGTCCGGCATGGCGGTGCCCGCCGAGGACGGCGGCATCGACCTCTACGTGGCCACCCAGTGGCTGCACGTGGACCGCCAGCAGATCGCCCCGGTGCTCGGCCTGCCGGAGGAGAAGGTCCGCCTCACCCTGGCCGGTGTCGGTGGCGCCTTCGGTGGCCGCGAGGACCTGTCGATGCAGATCCACGCCTGCCTGCTGGCGCAGCGCACCGGCAAGCCGGTCAAGATCGTCTACGCCCGCGACGAGTCCTTCTTCGGCCACGTGCACCGCCACCCGGCCAAGATGTACTACGAGCACGGCGCCACCCGCGACGGCAAGCTGGTCTACGCCGACGCCCGGATCGTGCTGGACGGCGGCGCCTACGCCTCCGCCTCCCCCGCGGTGGTCGGCAACGCCGCCTCGCTGGGCCACGGCCCGTACGTCATCCCGAACGCCCGGATGCACGCGATCGCGCTGTACAGCAACAACCCGTCCTGCGGCGCGATGCGCGGCTTCGGCGCGGTGCAGGCCTGCTTCGGCTACGAGACCCAGATGGACAAGCTCGCCGCCGAGCTGGGCATGGACCCGGTGGAGCTGCGCCAGCTGAACGCCATGGCCGAGGGCGACTCGATGCCCACCGGCCAGGTCATCGACTCGCCGGCCCCGGTCGCCGAGCTGCTGCAGCGGGTCAAGGACATGCCGCTGCCGCCGCCGCTGGACCTGGACAACCTGGACGTCCGCACGCTGCCCGGCGCGCTGTCCAACACCTCGCACGGCGAGGGCATCGTGCGCGGCATCGGCTACTCGGTCGGCATCAAGAACGTCGGCTTCTCCGAGGGCTTCGACGACTACTCGACCGCCCGGGTGCGCCTGGAGGTCATCGGCGGCGAGCCGGTGGCCATGGTGCACACCGCGATGGCCGAGGTCGGCCAGGGCGGCATCACGGTGCACGCCCAGATCGCCCGCACCGAGCTGGGCGTCGAGCAGGTCACCATTCACCCGGCCAACACCGAGGTCGGCTCGGCCGGCTCCACCTCCGCCTCCCGGCAGACCTACATGACCGGTGGCGCGGTGAAGCTCGCGGCCGAGGCCGTGAAGCAGGCGCTGATCACCAAGGGCCGCCAGCGCTACGGCTGGACCCAGAACGACATCGACCTGGTCGGTGGCAAGGTGGTCTCCGAGTCGGCCGGCGTGCTGGTCTCGATGGTCGACCTGCTCGGTGACGAGGCGATCGACCTGACCCGCGAGCACCACCACCGCCCGACCGTCCCCTTCGACAAGGAGACCGGGCAGGGCTTCGGCCACGTCCAGTACACCTTCTGCGCCAACCGCGCGGTGGTCGACGTGGACGTCGAGCTGGGCCTGGTCAAGGTGGTCGAGCTGACGGCCGCCCAGGACGTCGGCAAGGCGCTCAACCCGCTCTCGGTGGTCGGCCAGATCCAGGGTGGCTGCACCCAGGCGCTGGGCCTGGCGGTGATGGAGGAGATCATCGTCAAGGACGGCAAGGTGCGCAACGCGTCCTTCACCGACTACCTCATCCCGACCATCCTGGACACCCCGCCGATCCCGGTGGACGTCCTGGAACTGCCCGACCCGAACGCCCCGTACGGGCTGCGCGGCGTCGGCGAGGCACCCACGGTCTCCGCCACCCCCTCGATCGTGGCCGCCATCCGGCAGGCCACCGGGATCGCGCTCAACCGCATCCCGGTCCGTCCCGAGCACCTCACCGGAACGCTCTGA
- a CDS encoding FAD binding domain-containing protein — translation MEFLRPATWDEALAAKAEYPTALPIAGGTDVMVEMNFDVHRPSAILDLNRITELTEWSVDSDVVQLGASVPYSRIINELSGPLPGLALAAHTVGSPQIRNRGGVGGNLGGASPAGDAHPALLAAGRDVFVEVASQARGTRLIAIDDFYVGVKRNSMENDELIRRVHIPVADGPQQFSKIGTRNAMVIAVAAFGFALHPKNGTVGTGIGSAAPTPRRAVEAEEYLQGVLAERGLWESGDLLGTEVIQKFGELVKAAASPIDDVRGTADYRRHTLAVMARRTLTWTWNDYSKQIRSAA, via the coding sequence ATGGAGTTCCTGCGGCCCGCTACCTGGGACGAGGCGCTCGCGGCGAAGGCTGAGTACCCGACCGCGCTGCCGATCGCTGGCGGCACGGACGTGATGGTCGAGATGAACTTCGACGTGCACCGGCCTTCCGCGATTCTCGACCTGAACCGCATCACCGAGCTGACCGAGTGGTCGGTCGACAGCGATGTGGTCCAGCTCGGCGCCTCGGTGCCCTACAGCCGGATCATCAACGAGCTGTCCGGCCCGCTCCCGGGCCTGGCCCTGGCGGCCCACACCGTCGGCTCGCCGCAGATCCGCAACCGCGGCGGCGTCGGCGGCAACCTGGGCGGAGCCTCCCCCGCCGGTGACGCCCACCCGGCGCTGCTGGCCGCCGGCCGCGACGTCTTCGTCGAGGTCGCCTCGCAGGCTCGTGGGACCCGGCTGATCGCCATCGACGACTTCTACGTCGGCGTGAAGCGCAACTCCATGGAGAACGACGAGCTGATCCGCCGGGTGCACATCCCGGTGGCGGACGGCCCGCAGCAGTTCTCGAAGATCGGCACCCGCAACGCGATGGTGATCGCGGTGGCCGCCTTCGGCTTCGCGCTGCACCCCAAGAACGGCACGGTCGGCACCGGCATCGGCTCGGCCGCGCCCACCCCTCGCCGTGCGGTGGAGGCCGAGGAGTACCTGCAGGGCGTGCTCGCCGAGCGCGGTCTGTGGGAGTCCGGTGACCTGCTGGGCACCGAGGTGATCCAGAAGTTCGGCGAGCTGGTGAAGGCCGCCGCCTCCCCGATCGACGACGTCCGAGGCACCGCCGACTACCGCCGCCACACGCTCGCGGTGATGGCCCGGCGCACGCTGACCTGGACCTGGAACGACTACAGCAAGCAGATCAGGAGCGCGGCATGA